In Mesorhizobium sp. 113-3-3, a genomic segment contains:
- a CDS encoding sugar ABC transporter ATP-binding protein: MTATAETQRAGQPVLEMRHISKTFGAIRALQDVSLTVHAGELHALMGENGAGKSTLMKVLSGAYRPDTGGEILIDGVPAATGDPIKARAAGIAVIYQELSLAPNLTVAQNIFLGNEPRRFGIVDRDQCNRRANEIIARLGVSFSARALVSSLSLGERQLVEIARALSTNARIIVMDEPTTSLTSRETDSLFEVIATLKAQGIAIIYISHRMEEVYQLADRVSVLRDSGYVGTLERADLNASRLVSMMVGRDLSAFYKKDHRPPDAKRAIALSVRGMSDGRLLKNCSFDLHKGEVLALSGLVGSGRTELARLIFGADRRSAGTLELDGKPISIGSPREALDAGIAYLTEDRKELGLFLDMSISDNISMGVLARDARTGGLRDFSAAERRAAKAIADLSIRTRSAQANAGSLSGGNQQKVLLARLLETEPKVVILDEPTRGVDVGAKSEIYRLIDNLANRGIAILMISSELPEVIGVADRVLVMRDGTIAGEVTASGGEPLRQEAIMELATGAAQG; this comes from the coding sequence ATGACCGCGACCGCTGAGACGCAGAGGGCGGGCCAGCCGGTGCTGGAGATGCGTCACATCTCCAAGACGTTCGGGGCGATCCGCGCGTTGCAGGATGTCTCACTCACCGTCCATGCCGGCGAGCTGCACGCGCTGATGGGCGAGAACGGCGCCGGCAAGTCGACGCTGATGAAGGTCCTGTCGGGCGCCTATCGGCCGGATACCGGCGGCGAAATCCTGATCGACGGCGTGCCCGCCGCGACCGGTGATCCGATCAAGGCGCGCGCCGCAGGCATCGCGGTTATCTATCAGGAGCTGTCGCTGGCGCCCAATCTGACGGTGGCGCAGAACATCTTCCTTGGCAACGAACCGCGCCGCTTCGGTATTGTCGACCGCGATCAGTGCAATCGGCGGGCGAACGAAATCATTGCGCGGCTCGGTGTCTCCTTCTCGGCACGTGCGCTGGTCTCCAGCCTGTCGCTCGGCGAGCGCCAGCTGGTCGAGATTGCGCGCGCGCTGTCGACCAATGCGCGCATCATCGTCATGGACGAGCCGACGACGTCGCTGACGTCGCGCGAGACCGACAGCCTGTTCGAGGTGATCGCGACGCTGAAGGCGCAAGGCATCGCCATCATCTACATCAGCCATCGCATGGAAGAGGTCTACCAGCTCGCCGACCGGGTCAGCGTGCTGCGCGACAGCGGCTATGTCGGCACGCTGGAGCGCGCCGACCTCAACGCCTCGCGGCTGGTTTCGATGATGGTCGGCCGCGATCTCTCCGCCTTCTACAAGAAGGATCATCGTCCGCCGGACGCCAAGCGCGCCATCGCACTCTCGGTGCGCGGCATGTCCGACGGACGCCTGCTGAAAAACTGCTCGTTCGACCTGCACAAGGGCGAGGTGCTGGCCCTCTCTGGTCTCGTCGGTTCAGGCCGCACCGAGCTTGCCCGACTGATCTTCGGCGCTGACAGGCGCAGCGCCGGCACGCTGGAACTCGACGGCAAACCGATTTCCATTGGCTCGCCGCGCGAGGCGCTCGACGCGGGCATCGCCTACCTGACCGAGGATCGCAAGGAACTCGGCCTGTTCCTCGACATGTCGATTTCCGACAACATCAGCATGGGCGTGCTGGCCAGGGACGCGCGGACCGGTGGATTGCGCGACTTCAGCGCCGCCGAAAGGCGTGCGGCAAAGGCGATCGCGGACCTGTCTATCCGCACCCGCTCGGCGCAGGCCAATGCCGGCTCGCTGTCGGGCGGCAACCAGCAGAAGGTGCTGCTCGCCCGGCTGCTGGAGACGGAGCCGAAGGTCGTCATCCTCGACGAGCCGACGCGCGGCGTCGATGTCGGCGCCAAGTCGGAAATCTACCGGCTGATCGACAACCTCGCCAACCGGGGCATCGCCATCCTGATGATCTCCAGCGAATTGCCCGAGGTGATCGGCGTAGCCGACCGCGTGCTGGTCATGCGCGACGGCACTATCGCGGGCGAGGTGACGGCATCCGGAGGCGAGCCGCTGCGGCAGGAGGCGATCATGGAACTTGCGACGGGAGCGGCCCAGGGATGA
- a CDS encoding ABC transporter permease subunit yields MTDRTTTSVDQATVRSRRLRTAFAALGMLPVLVLLAAGFQFINPRFLTETNLLIVTQQSSINIVLAAGMTFVILTGGIDLSVGSILAASAMVAVMVSLVPDWGLLGVPAAILVGLGFGLVNGLLVAYIRLPPFIVTLGSLTAVRGIARLLGQDTTVFNSDLPFDFIGNGSLFGIPWLVVIALSVVVLSWLVLKRTVLGTWIYAVGGNAEAARLTGIKVPLVLLFVYGVSGLLAGLGGAMSAARLYAANGLQLGQSYELDAIAAVILGGTSFVGGVGSIWGTLIGGLIIAVLSNGLILAGVSDIWQYIIKGLVIIVAVALDRYRLQAGART; encoded by the coding sequence ATGACCGACAGAACGACGACGAGCGTGGATCAGGCGACGGTCAGGAGCCGGCGGCTGCGCACAGCCTTCGCCGCACTTGGCATGCTGCCGGTGCTGGTGCTGCTGGCGGCGGGCTTCCAGTTCATCAATCCCCGCTTCCTCACCGAGACCAACCTGCTCATCGTCACGCAGCAATCGTCGATCAACATCGTGCTCGCCGCCGGCATGACCTTCGTCATCCTGACGGGCGGCATCGACCTGTCGGTCGGCTCCATCCTCGCCGCCTCGGCGATGGTGGCGGTAATGGTGTCTCTGGTGCCGGACTGGGGCCTGCTCGGCGTGCCGGCAGCCATCCTCGTCGGCCTCGGCTTCGGTCTCGTGAACGGGCTCCTCGTCGCCTATATCAGGTTGCCGCCCTTCATCGTCACCCTGGGGTCGCTGACGGCCGTGCGCGGCATTGCCCGCCTGCTCGGCCAGGACACCACCGTGTTCAATTCGGACCTGCCGTTCGACTTCATCGGCAATGGCTCGCTGTTCGGGATTCCCTGGCTGGTCGTCATCGCGCTGTCGGTGGTCGTTTTGTCCTGGCTGGTGCTCAAGCGCACGGTGCTCGGCACCTGGATCTACGCCGTCGGCGGCAATGCCGAGGCGGCGCGGCTGACCGGCATCAAGGTGCCGCTGGTGCTGCTTTTCGTCTATGGCGTGTCCGGCCTGCTCGCCGGCCTCGGCGGCGCCATGTCGGCGGCAAGGCTATACGCCGCCAACGGCCTGCAGCTCGGCCAGTCCTACGAGCTCGACGCCATCGCCGCCGTCATCCTCGGCGGCACCAGCTTCGTCGGCGGCGTCGGCTCGATCTGGGGCACGCTGATCGGCGGCCTGATCATCGCGGTTCTGTCCAACGGGCTCATCTTGGCCGGCGTTTCGGACATCTGGCAGTACATCATCAAGGGATTGGTCATCATCGTGGCGGTCGCCCTCGACCGCTACCGGCTCCAGGCAGGGGCGAGAACGTGA
- a CDS encoding ABC transporter substrate-binding protein — protein sequence MKTIAKLLCGAAFAAVAIAPASAKDLNKVGISVGLLGNPFFVATIKGIEDAAKKINPKVEVTSVSADYDLNKQVSQVDSFIAAGVDVIMLNAVDAKAIAPAVKKAQAAGIIVAAFDVSAPGADVTVMTNNVKAGEEACQYLVDHTGGKGDYVILNGPASSSILERVKGCKNVLSQHPDIKILSDDQNAEGSRDGGLKVFQSLLTRFDKIDAVFAINDPTAIGAQLAAKQLNRSEFIFTAVDGAPDIEKELSSGTSMIKASASQDPYVMAGQSLTMAAELLAGKKPAEATVLLDPKLITAENLKDYKGWTAAR from the coding sequence ATGAAGACCATCGCCAAACTGCTCTGCGGCGCCGCTTTCGCGGCCGTCGCCATCGCGCCGGCATCGGCCAAGGACCTCAACAAGGTCGGCATCTCGGTCGGCCTGCTCGGCAACCCCTTCTTCGTCGCCACCATCAAGGGCATCGAGGACGCGGCCAAGAAGATCAATCCGAAGGTCGAGGTGACGTCGGTGTCCGCCGACTATGACCTCAACAAGCAGGTTTCGCAGGTCGATTCCTTCATCGCCGCGGGCGTCGACGTGATCATGCTCAATGCGGTCGACGCCAAGGCGATCGCGCCGGCGGTGAAGAAGGCACAGGCTGCCGGCATCATCGTTGCCGCCTTCGACGTCTCGGCGCCGGGCGCCGACGTCACCGTGATGACCAACAACGTCAAGGCCGGCGAAGAGGCGTGCCAGTACCTGGTCGACCACACCGGCGGCAAGGGCGACTACGTCATCCTCAACGGTCCGGCATCGTCGTCGATCCTTGAGCGGGTCAAGGGCTGCAAGAACGTGCTTTCGCAGCATCCCGACATCAAGATCCTCTCCGACGACCAGAACGCCGAAGGCTCGCGCGACGGCGGCCTGAAAGTGTTCCAGTCGCTGCTCACCCGCTTCGACAAGATCGATGCGGTGTTCGCCATCAACGATCCGACGGCGATCGGCGCCCAGCTTGCCGCCAAGCAGCTCAACCGCTCGGAGTTCATCTTCACCGCGGTCGACGGCGCGCCGGATATCGAGAAGGAGCTCTCTTCCGGCACCTCGATGATCAAGGCCTCGGCCTCGCAGGATCCCTATGTGATGGCCGGCCAGTCGCTGACGATGGCCGCCGAGCTGCTCGCCGGCAAGAAGCCGGCGGAGGCCACCGTGCTGCTCGATCCCAAGCTGATCACCGCCGAGAACCTGAAGGACTACAAGGGCTGGACCGCGGCCCGCTGA
- a CDS encoding sugar phosphate isomerase/epimerase family protein, which yields MARIGIHSFVWSASSAQSALERTLANTREAGFDLIEFSYLDPADVDIAALAKRIADLGLGVAISIGLPGDGDISSADKAVAARGVEILNQTIALTRDLGGSKVAGILSASHGLQVEAPTRDQWNRSTAALAKVAETAKAAGVTLNLEIVNRFESNLLNTAAQGLAFIEDTGSDNIFLHLDTFHMNIEEADVGLAIRHAAGKIGYVHIGESHRGFLGTGNIDFAAIFDALTAIGYADDLSFESFSSEIVDENLSKKTAIWRNLWTDNMALAKHARAFIGLGLETARRKAELVSARQKP from the coding sequence ATGGCGCGCATCGGAATCCATTCTTTCGTCTGGTCGGCGAGTTCGGCGCAAAGCGCGCTCGAACGCACGCTGGCCAACACCAGGGAGGCCGGTTTCGACCTGATCGAATTCTCCTATCTCGACCCGGCCGATGTCGACATTGCCGCGCTTGCCAAACGCATCGCCGATCTCGGCCTCGGCGTGGCGATCAGCATCGGCCTGCCTGGTGACGGCGACATATCGAGCGCCGACAAGGCGGTTGCGGCGCGCGGCGTCGAGATCCTCAACCAGACTATTGCGCTGACGCGCGATCTCGGCGGCAGCAAGGTCGCCGGCATCCTGTCGGCCAGCCACGGCCTGCAGGTAGAAGCGCCGACGCGCGATCAATGGAACCGCAGCACTGCTGCGCTGGCCAAGGTCGCCGAGACGGCCAAGGCTGCCGGCGTCACGCTCAATCTCGAAATCGTCAACCGCTTCGAAAGCAACCTGCTCAACACCGCCGCGCAAGGTCTTGCCTTCATCGAAGACACCGGCTCGGACAACATCTTCCTGCATCTCGACACGTTCCACATGAACATCGAGGAGGCCGATGTCGGGCTGGCCATCCGCCACGCCGCGGGCAAGATCGGCTATGTCCATATCGGCGAGAGCCATCGCGGCTTCCTTGGCACCGGCAATATCGACTTCGCGGCGATTTTCGACGCGCTGACCGCCATCGGCTATGCCGACGATCTCAGCTTCGAGTCCTTCTCGTCGGAGATCGTCGACGAGAACCTGTCGAAGAAGACCGCGATCTGGCGCAATCTGTGGACCGACAATATGGCGCTCGCCAAGCACGCGCGCGCCTTCATCGGCCTCGGGCTGGAGACGGCGCGGCGCAAGGCGGAACTGGTTTCGGCCCGTCAGAAGCCGTAG
- a CDS encoding cupin domain-containing protein: MTNKTILKFGPVEHAEAGDLPGWIVVEGHPTMQTAVQHTTEDGKVMSGTWRASPGTYHATYTDYEFVHMIAGRIIITPDGGTPGEVGPGDAFVVEADFKGTWKIVEPVTKHFVVRVA, from the coding sequence ATGACGAACAAGACGATCCTCAAATTCGGCCCCGTCGAGCACGCGGAAGCCGGCGACCTGCCCGGCTGGATCGTGGTCGAGGGTCACCCGACCATGCAGACCGCCGTCCAGCACACCACGGAGGACGGCAAGGTGATGTCGGGGACCTGGCGGGCGTCGCCCGGCACCTATCACGCGACCTACACCGATTATGAGTTCGTGCACATGATCGCCGGCCGCATCATCATCACGCCCGACGGCGGCACGCCTGGCGAAGTCGGCCCCGGCGACGCTTTCGTGGTGGAAGCCGATTTTAAGGGCACGTGGAAGATCGTCGAGCCGGTGACCAAGCATTTCGTGGTCAGGGTGGCCTGA
- a CDS encoding ArsR/SmtB family transcription factor — translation MSNEIMVVDPLERLDLLKSLASEVRVRILDLLHRKGPKNVNQVAEELGLPQSTISANIQVLVDVGLIETKSQKARKGSQKVCYSTFSELVVVFKDRTPAQDLGVIEVAMPLGLYTRCEVSAPCGLCSKDGVIGLLDVPDTFLDPDRMRAGLLWFTRGFVEYQFPNNATLANAKVGGLELAMELSSEVPGTSKDWPSDITVAINGHEIDTWTAPADYGDKRGKHTPGWWKLAGSQYGDLVHWRVTNNGTYRGNDKVSKCSLADLELERHRSIRIRIGVKEDARHPGGINIFGNGFGNYSNDIVLRLLKA, via the coding sequence ATGTCGAATGAAATCATGGTTGTCGATCCGCTTGAGCGGCTCGACCTGTTGAAGAGCCTCGCGAGCGAGGTCCGGGTCCGGATTCTCGACCTGCTGCACCGCAAGGGGCCGAAAAACGTCAATCAAGTGGCCGAGGAACTGGGTCTTCCGCAATCGACAATTTCGGCAAACATCCAGGTTCTTGTCGATGTCGGTTTGATCGAGACGAAATCACAGAAGGCGCGCAAGGGAAGCCAGAAGGTCTGCTATTCGACCTTCTCCGAACTGGTTGTCGTCTTCAAGGACCGCACCCCCGCGCAAGACCTCGGCGTCATAGAAGTGGCGATGCCGCTTGGACTCTACACAAGATGCGAGGTTTCCGCTCCCTGCGGCCTGTGTTCAAAGGACGGCGTTATCGGACTTCTCGATGTGCCCGATACCTTCCTCGATCCCGACCGTATGCGGGCCGGGCTGCTGTGGTTCACGCGCGGCTTCGTCGAATACCAGTTTCCCAACAATGCGACGCTTGCCAATGCCAAAGTCGGCGGGCTGGAGCTGGCGATGGAGCTTTCGTCCGAGGTGCCGGGCACGTCGAAGGATTGGCCATCGGACATCACGGTCGCGATCAACGGACATGAGATCGATACCTGGACGGCGCCGGCCGATTATGGCGACAAGCGGGGCAAGCATACGCCCGGCTGGTGGAAGCTGGCTGGATCGCAGTATGGCGATCTCGTGCACTGGCGCGTCACGAACAACGGTACCTATCGCGGTAACGACAAGGTTTCCAAATGCTCGCTGGCTGACCTGGAGCTTGAGCGGCACCGCTCGATCCGGATACGAATCGGCGTGAAGGAAGATGCGCGTCACCCTGGCGGCATAAACATCTTCGGCAACGGCTTCGGCAATTACAGCAACGACATCGTTCTGCGCCTGCTGAAGGCTTGA
- the arfA gene encoding arabinosylfuranosidase ArfA has protein sequence MKARVTANAAYAVADIDKRLYGSFLEHLGRAVYTGIYEPGHPQADAQGMRKDVIELVRALDTPICRYPGGNFVSAYNWEDGIGPKENRPRRLDLAWRTTEPNLVGIHEFADWAEKAGTEMMLAVNLGSRGLDEARAFVEYVNHPGGSYWSDLRAKNGRAQPWNCRLWCLGNEMDGPWQVGHKSASEYGHLANETAKALRGLDPTVELVVCGSSHSNMPTYPQWEATVLEATYEQVDYISLHMYFENYEKNTAEYLALPAKLDRYIGTVAGIIDYVKAKTRSKRDVKISFDEWNVWYHQRKQDAERMRGWDWPEAPRLLEDIYNFEDVLQVGCIINTFIRRSDVVRIACIAQLVNVIAPIMTDPGGSAWRQTIYWPFMLASRHGRGTALQLAVEVPTYDAAAADKVPWLDIAGVHDSNAGTLTFFAINRHGSETIEAEIALERFAAKSIEHTIIRHDDLEACNTKDAPDNVSPVKGNGAALSSKGMTLNLPPHSYSMVRVTL, from the coding sequence ATGAAGGCCAGAGTCACGGCGAACGCGGCTTATGCCGTCGCGGATATCGACAAACGCCTCTACGGCTCGTTTCTCGAACATCTCGGCCGGGCGGTCTATACGGGCATCTACGAGCCCGGACATCCGCAAGCCGACGCACAGGGGATGCGCAAGGACGTCATTGAGCTGGTGCGTGCGCTCGACACGCCGATCTGCCGTTACCCCGGTGGCAACTTCGTGTCCGCCTACAATTGGGAAGACGGCATCGGTCCGAAGGAGAACCGCCCGCGGCGGCTCGATCTTGCCTGGCGTACCACCGAGCCGAACCTGGTTGGCATCCACGAATTCGCCGACTGGGCCGAAAAAGCCGGCACCGAGATGATGCTTGCCGTCAATCTCGGCTCCCGCGGCCTCGACGAGGCACGGGCCTTCGTCGAGTATGTCAACCACCCGGGCGGCAGCTACTGGTCCGACCTCAGGGCCAAGAACGGACGCGCGCAACCCTGGAACTGCCGCCTCTGGTGTCTCGGCAATGAAATGGACGGCCCCTGGCAGGTCGGCCACAAGTCGGCGAGCGAATACGGCCATCTCGCCAACGAGACCGCCAAGGCGCTGCGCGGCCTCGACCCCACGGTGGAACTGGTCGTCTGCGGCTCGTCGCATTCCAACATGCCGACCTATCCGCAGTGGGAAGCAACCGTGCTGGAAGCGACCTACGAGCAGGTCGACTACATCTCCCTCCACATGTATTTCGAGAATTACGAGAAGAATACGGCCGAGTATCTGGCTCTTCCGGCCAAGCTCGACCGCTACATCGGCACGGTCGCCGGCATTATCGACTACGTTAAGGCCAAGACCCGCTCGAAGCGGGACGTGAAGATCTCCTTCGACGAGTGGAACGTCTGGTACCACCAGCGCAAGCAGGACGCCGAGCGCATGCGCGGCTGGGACTGGCCGGAAGCGCCCAGGCTCCTGGAAGACATCTACAATTTCGAGGACGTGCTGCAGGTCGGCTGCATCATCAACACCTTCATCCGCCGGTCGGATGTTGTTCGCATCGCCTGCATTGCACAGCTGGTGAACGTGATCGCGCCGATCATGACCGATCCCGGCGGCAGCGCCTGGCGGCAGACGATCTACTGGCCCTTCATGCTGGCCTCCAGGCACGGCCGTGGCACCGCGCTGCAGCTCGCGGTCGAGGTACCCACCTATGACGCGGCCGCGGCCGACAAGGTGCCGTGGCTCGACATTGCAGGCGTGCACGATTCGAACGCCGGCACGCTGACCTTCTTTGCAATCAACCGGCACGGGTCCGAGACGATAGAGGCCGAAATCGCCCTCGAGCGGTTCGCCGCCAAGTCCATCGAGCACACGATCATCCGTCATGACGATCTCGAGGCCTGCAACACGAAGGATGCGCCGGACAACGTATCGCCGGTCAAAGGCAACGGGGCGGCGCTCAGTAGCAAGGGAATGACGCTGAACTTGCCGCCGCACTCCTACTCGATGGTGCGCGTGACGCTCTGA